A region of Mesorhizobium sp. AR02 DNA encodes the following proteins:
- a CDS encoding DUF1062 domain-containing protein: MSSTLRIHWAITPAIAPQPLINCNRCGGVKAYRCSGKFRVNANGKRIDVWLIYRCVDCDNSWNFGIFERCNRRDIEPALLQALESNDPGLARRHAFDIVALRNQVGRVEKFADVAVQKRLLGGAGESAAALELQLGLEMPTSLRLDRLLANELGISRSRLQALEERRLLVIDPDGAKALRKPAHARTTIRFDLAGEPDHEAIICAAGG, translated from the coding sequence ATGTCTTCTACTCTGCGTATCCACTGGGCGATCACGCCTGCAATCGCACCTCAACCACTCATCAACTGCAATCGCTGCGGCGGCGTGAAGGCCTATCGCTGCAGCGGAAAATTCCGCGTCAACGCCAACGGCAAGCGCATCGACGTCTGGCTGATCTATCGCTGCGTCGACTGCGACAATTCCTGGAATTTCGGCATTTTCGAACGCTGCAACCGCCGCGATATCGAACCGGCGCTGCTGCAGGCACTCGAGAGCAACGACCCGGGACTGGCTCGGCGCCATGCCTTCGACATCGTCGCCTTGCGCAACCAGGTGGGGCGTGTCGAGAAGTTTGCCGATGTCGCCGTGCAAAAGCGCTTGCTTGGCGGCGCCGGGGAAAGCGCAGCGGCCCTGGAACTCCAGCTTGGGCTCGAAATGCCGACATCGCTCCGGCTCGACCGCTTGCTTGCCAATGAGCTCGGCATTTCGCGCTCGCGGCTTCAGGCGCTGGAGGAGCGGCGCCTGCTGGTCATCGATCCAGACGGCGCCAAAGCCCTGCGCAAGCCGGCCCACGCCAGAACAACGATCCGCTTCGACCTGGCCGGCGAGCCGGATCACGAAGCCATCATCTGCGCGGCCGGCGGCTGA
- a CDS encoding alkaline phosphatase family protein, with protein MVVQSWRTVVGRFFMLAVLVASMALSGAPQAVASSRKPPKYDHVVVVIMENHSFEQISLAGRAAPYLNRLAKGGALFDRSYGVAHPSQPNYFALFSGLTQGVHDDGMHSFAAPNLAARLRAHGKTFTGYVEAGSPRKHNPWESFADAKGFEKSLAHLPCDYAKLPSVSFVIPNLENDMHDGTIEAADTWLKNRLGGYAAWSKKNNSLLIVTFDEDDYHTENHIFTIFYGAGIEPGRYSEKIDHYSVLRTIEDIESIPPLGTSVIRRVIASVWSRR; from the coding sequence GTGGTTGTGCAAAGTTGGCGCACGGTCGTCGGACGGTTCTTCATGCTGGCTGTCCTGGTAGCCAGCATGGCGCTGAGCGGAGCGCCCCAGGCCGTAGCATCGTCGAGGAAGCCGCCGAAGTACGATCACGTCGTTGTCGTGATCATGGAGAACCACAGCTTTGAGCAGATTTCACTGGCGGGACGAGCTGCTCCCTATCTGAATAGGTTGGCAAAAGGCGGCGCCCTGTTCGATCGATCCTATGGGGTCGCTCATCCCAGCCAACCCAATTACTTCGCGCTGTTCAGCGGCTTGACACAAGGCGTCCATGACGATGGCATGCACAGCTTTGCAGCGCCGAACCTGGCCGCTCGTCTTCGGGCTCACGGCAAGACATTTACGGGCTACGTCGAAGCCGGATCGCCGCGAAAACATAATCCCTGGGAATCGTTTGCCGACGCGAAGGGATTTGAGAAGTCTCTTGCCCACCTCCCTTGCGACTACGCGAAGCTACCATCCGTCAGTTTCGTGATCCCCAATCTCGAAAATGACATGCATGACGGCACAATAGAGGCGGCTGACACTTGGTTGAAAAATCGCCTTGGAGGCTACGCCGCATGGTCGAAGAAAAACAACAGCCTTTTGATAGTGACTTTCGATGAAGACGACTACCATACAGAGAATCATATATTTACTATATTCTACGGAGCTGGAATCGAACCAGGACGTTACTCCGAAAAGATCGATCATTATTCGGTCTTGCGGACCATTGAAGACATAGAGAGCATACCCCCCTTGGGTACCAGCGTCATCAGAAGGGTGATCGCAAGTGTCTGGAGCCGACGGTAA
- a CDS encoding LysE family translocator gives MHLTSLLIFAAALFVAAGSPGPSIAALVARVIAKGFRDVFPFLLAMWIGEGIWLSLAVFGLAVVAQTFHFAFVVVKWVGVAYLAWLAWKMWTAPVDAKEGEMPREDSAIKLFFAGMAVTLGNPKIMMFYLALLPTIIDLASVSIVGWVELTATMAVVLIAIDLAWVLAASQARKLLKSKRAMKIANRVSATTMAGAAAAIAARS, from the coding sequence ATGCATCTCACCTCGCTGCTGATCTTCGCCGCCGCCTTGTTCGTCGCTGCCGGTTCTCCCGGCCCGTCGATTGCCGCCCTCGTCGCGCGCGTCATCGCGAAGGGCTTTCGCGACGTGTTTCCGTTCCTGCTCGCCATGTGGATCGGCGAGGGCATCTGGCTGTCGCTGGCGGTGTTCGGGCTGGCCGTGGTGGCGCAGACTTTTCACTTCGCCTTTGTTGTCGTGAAATGGGTGGGTGTCGCCTATCTCGCCTGGCTTGCCTGGAAGATGTGGACGGCGCCTGTCGATGCGAAAGAAGGCGAGATGCCGCGCGAGGATTCGGCGATAAAGCTGTTTTTCGCCGGCATGGCTGTCACGCTCGGCAACCCCAAGATCATGATGTTCTACCTGGCGCTGCTGCCGACCATTATCGACCTCGCTTCGGTCAGCATCGTCGGCTGGGTCGAGCTGACGGCGACCATGGCGGTGGTGCTGATCGCCATCGATCTCGCCTGGGTGCTCGCCGCCTCGCAGGCGCGCAAGCTGCTGAAGAGCAAGCGCGCCATGAAGATCGCCAACCGCGTCAGCGCCACGACGATGGCCGGCGCTGCCGCGGCGATTGCGGCGCGATCCTGA
- a CDS encoding peroxidase-related enzyme: MTGKITALDLASGELSEPTKTYFAKCEEKLGLVPNVLKAYAFDDKKLRAFTDMYNDLMLGESGLSKLEREMIAVTVSSINHCYYCLTAHGAAVRQLSGDPALGEMMVMNFRAAALSPRQTAMLEFAVKLTEEPAKIVEADRAALRKAGFSDRDIWDIASTAAFFNMSNRVAAAIDMRPNDEYHAMAR, encoded by the coding sequence ATGACCGGCAAAATCACCGCACTTGATCTGGCCTCGGGAGAGTTGAGCGAGCCGACGAAAACCTATTTCGCCAAATGCGAGGAGAAGCTCGGCCTCGTTCCCAACGTGCTCAAGGCCTACGCTTTCGACGACAAGAAGCTGCGCGCCTTCACCGACATGTACAACGATCTGATGCTGGGCGAGTCAGGCCTGTCGAAGCTGGAACGCGAGATGATCGCGGTCACTGTCTCCTCCATCAACCATTGTTATTACTGCCTGACTGCGCATGGCGCCGCGGTGCGTCAATTGTCCGGCGATCCGGCGCTCGGCGAGATGATGGTGATGAATTTCCGCGCCGCCGCGCTTTCGCCGAGGCAGACCGCGATGCTCGAATTCGCCGTCAAGCTGACCGAGGAGCCGGCGAAAATCGTCGAGGCCGACCGGGCGGCACTGCGCAAGGCCGGCTTCAGCGACCGCGACATCTGGGACATCGCCTCGACAGCAGCCTTCTTCAACATGTCGAACCGGGTGGCCGCGGCAATCGACATGCGTCCGAACGACGAATACCACGCCATGGCGCGATAG
- a CDS encoding NAD-glutamate dehydrogenase produces MASVKSAAKPKKKATSATKTEERPARLADYLLARAPAEDIAAYEVADLERAADLAGQAVAGHKKGECVVAVETDSGVVREGRPVTVITVVNDNMPFLFDSILGEITETSGEPTLVTHPVITVRHGKRGVEEILGDGNFAKDDGNHDRLSVIHVHIPRLTTEAANGLTERLRKMLGQVHAAVNDWRPMLARLDQAISEFRYSPVPLDKKSVAEAIAFLEWLRDDNFTFLGMREFKYTGGEESGNLERADKPGLGILSDPDVLVLRRGTEAVTTTPEIRAFLHGPEPLIVTKANAKSSVHRRIYLDYIGVKTYTAKGVLSGELRIVGLFTSTAYTRSVMKIPYLRSKAETIIAKSGFDRHDHSGKALINVLESYPRDELFQVPVPILRKHAAAILGLIERPRVRALVRADQFDRFVSILVFVPRDRYDSVVREKIGAYLKTVFEGRLSAYYPAFPEGGLARVHFIIGRSGGKTPKVEQATIEAAIRDIVRTWEDALSDAADAGGGDQALKAIAARLPESYRDSFSAAVALVDAGRIARISAGNPIAIDYYRHAEQKPHQAALKIYHHGSPVALSRRVPVLENIGFRVISERTFEVGDEQSGMVFIHDMELENSYGKPIDLTDGGALFEDAFLSVWRGDVDNDGYNGLAQTAGLWSGEITILRAYGRYLQQVGIPQSQDFIAAALNRYPDIARGLHALFIARLGPTAETEGVVAAKHLKAKIKDALEDVPNIDDDTIIRRYLNLIEASLRTNHFVADTKQKGQSLAIKLESQAVEGLPAPRPWREIFVYGSEVEGLHLRFGPVARGGLRWSDRAQDYRTEVLGLVKAQQVKNAVIVPVGAKGGFFPKRLPAGGNRDAIFEAGTSAYKNFVSSLLSITDNIGLDGVIPPAGVVRRDQDDPYFVVAADKGTATFSDTANAISEKHGFWLDDAFASGGSAGYDHKKMGITAKGAWEAVKRHFREINRDIQTSPFTVVGVGDMSGDVFGNGMLLSPQTRLIAAFDHRDIFIDPDPDLAASMAERVRMFALPRSSWQDYDKSKLSEGGIIVSRSQKSITLPAAAAAAIGLAKTTATPVEIMTAILKAPVDLLWFGGIGTYLRASTETNAEVGDRANDAIRITALDVRAKVIGEGANLGVTQRARIEFGMSGGRCNSDAIDNSGGVNCSDVEVNIKIALASAMRKGSLTRPARNKLLAEMTDEVGGLVLSNNYQQTLALSIARKRGLADIAHQSRFMTALEARGLLDRVVETLPSPAALAEREARGEPLTRAELGVLLAYAKIVLFSDIVASDVPDDAHFDRDLMGYFPDRMAKKYAAEIHGHRLRREIIARVVANDLVNRGGPSFVNRLQEATGRTAADVVRTFAVVRDGFALPALYREIDALDNQIDGQVQLDLYQMVSRLIYVTSGWYLKNDAGTAPLGQRIAELQEARKALETKLVSLLPAFSRERIEEKRHGLFKAGAPEKLAEQLALSEVAELIPDIALTARTAGADIVAAARAFFAVSDAFRIPRVEDAARSITPSDYYDQLALSRATDTIGAARRGIAVAALTGHAKVADPVAAWLEAGGERVARIRERLQALTEGGDITVSRLSVASGLMSDLTGM; encoded by the coding sequence ATGGCCAGCGTGAAATCCGCAGCTAAGCCGAAGAAAAAAGCCACATCAGCGACAAAGACCGAGGAAAGGCCAGCCAGGCTCGCCGACTATCTGCTCGCCCGCGCGCCGGCGGAAGACATCGCCGCCTATGAAGTGGCCGACCTCGAACGCGCCGCCGACCTCGCCGGCCAGGCGGTCGCCGGCCACAAGAAGGGCGAGTGCGTCGTTGCCGTCGAGACCGATTCGGGCGTCGTTCGCGAAGGCCGCCCGGTGACGGTCATAACCGTCGTCAACGACAACATGCCGTTCCTGTTCGATTCCATCCTCGGTGAGATCACCGAGACATCAGGCGAACCGACCCTTGTGACCCACCCGGTCATCACCGTCCGCCATGGCAAACGCGGTGTCGAGGAAATCCTTGGCGACGGCAATTTCGCCAAGGACGACGGCAATCATGACCGACTGAGCGTCATCCACGTCCATATACCGCGGCTGACGACAGAGGCGGCGAACGGCTTGACCGAGCGGCTGCGCAAGATGCTCGGCCAGGTGCATGCCGCCGTCAACGACTGGCGGCCGATGCTGGCCCGGCTCGACCAGGCGATCTCGGAATTCCGCTATTCGCCGGTGCCGCTCGACAAGAAGAGCGTCGCCGAGGCGATCGCCTTCCTGGAATGGCTGCGCGACGACAATTTCACCTTCCTCGGCATGCGCGAGTTCAAATACACCGGCGGCGAGGAAAGCGGCAATCTGGAGCGCGCCGACAAGCCCGGCCTCGGCATCCTCAGCGATCCCGACGTGCTGGTGCTGCGGCGCGGCACCGAAGCGGTGACGACAACGCCTGAGATTCGCGCCTTCCTGCATGGGCCCGAGCCGCTGATCGTCACCAAGGCCAATGCCAAGTCTTCCGTGCACCGCCGCATCTATCTCGATTACATCGGCGTCAAGACCTATACCGCCAAGGGCGTGTTGTCGGGTGAACTGCGCATCGTCGGCCTGTTCACCTCGACCGCCTACACGCGCTCGGTGATGAAGATCCCGTATCTCCGGTCCAAGGCCGAAACCATCATCGCCAAGTCCGGCTTCGACCGGCACGACCATTCCGGCAAGGCGCTGATCAACGTGCTGGAAAGCTATCCGCGCGACGAATTGTTCCAGGTGCCGGTGCCGATCCTGCGCAAGCACGCCGCGGCCATTCTCGGCCTGATCGAGCGGCCGCGGGTGCGGGCGCTGGTGCGCGCCGACCAGTTCGACCGTTTCGTCTCGATCCTCGTCTTCGTGCCGCGCGACCGCTACGACAGCGTCGTGCGCGAGAAGATCGGCGCCTATCTGAAGACCGTGTTCGAAGGCCGGCTGTCGGCTTATTACCCGGCCTTCCCCGAAGGCGGGCTGGCGCGCGTGCATTTCATCATCGGCCGCTCCGGCGGCAAGACGCCAAAGGTCGAGCAGGCGACGATCGAGGCGGCGATCCGCGACATCGTGCGCACCTGGGAAGATGCCCTTTCCGATGCGGCGGACGCCGGTGGCGGCGACCAGGCGTTGAAGGCCATCGCCGCGCGGCTACCCGAAAGCTACCGGGACTCGTTCAGTGCCGCGGTGGCGCTGGTCGATGCCGGGCGCATCGCCAGGATCAGTGCCGGCAATCCGATCGCCATCGACTATTATCGCCACGCCGAGCAGAAGCCGCATCAGGCGGCGCTGAAGATCTATCACCATGGCAGTCCGGTGGCGCTGTCGCGGCGTGTGCCGGTGCTGGAAAACATCGGCTTCCGCGTCATCAGCGAGCGCACCTTCGAGGTCGGCGACGAGCAATCCGGGATGGTCTTCATCCACGACATGGAGCTCGAGAACAGCTACGGCAAGCCGATCGACCTTACCGATGGCGGCGCGCTGTTCGAGGATGCGTTCCTGTCGGTCTGGCGCGGCGATGTCGACAATGACGGCTATAATGGCCTTGCCCAGACCGCCGGCCTGTGGTCCGGCGAAATCACCATCCTGCGCGCCTATGGCCGCTACCTGCAGCAGGTCGGCATTCCGCAAAGCCAGGATTTCATCGCCGCGGCATTGAACCGCTATCCCGACATCGCGCGCGGCCTGCATGCGCTGTTCATTGCAAGGCTTGGCCCGACGGCCGAGACCGAAGGCGTCGTGGCGGCAAAGCACCTCAAGGCCAAGATCAAGGACGCGCTGGAGGATGTGCCCAACATCGATGACGACACCATCATCCGCCGCTATCTCAATTTGATCGAAGCCTCGCTGCGCACCAATCATTTCGTTGCCGATACGAAACAGAAAGGCCAATCGCTGGCGATCAAGCTCGAATCGCAGGCGGTCGAGGGACTGCCGGCGCCACGGCCGTGGCGCGAAATCTTCGTCTACGGTTCCGAGGTCGAGGGCCTGCATCTGCGCTTCGGCCCGGTGGCGCGCGGCGGCCTGCGCTGGTCGGACCGTGCCCAGGACTACCGCACCGAGGTGCTCGGCCTGGTCAAGGCGCAGCAGGTCAAGAACGCCGTCATCGTGCCGGTCGGCGCCAAGGGCGGCTTCTTCCCCAAGCGCCTGCCGGCCGGCGGCAACCGCGATGCGATCTTCGAGGCCGGCACCTCGGCCTACAAGAATTTCGTCTCCAGCCTTTTGTCGATCACCGACAATATCGGCCTGGACGGTGTCATTCCGCCGGCCGGCGTCGTGCGCCGGGACCAGGACGATCCCTATTTCGTCGTTGCCGCCGACAAGGGCACGGCGACCTTCTCCGACACTGCCAACGCCATTTCCGAGAAGCATGGCTTCTGGCTCGACGATGCCTTCGCCAGCGGCGGCTCGGCCGGCTACGACCACAAGAAGATGGGCATCACCGCCAAGGGTGCCTGGGAAGCGGTCAAGCGGCATTTCCGCGAGATCAACCGCGACATCCAGACCTCGCCGTTCACCGTCGTCGGTGTCGGCGACATGTCGGGTGACGTGTTCGGCAACGGCATGCTGTTGTCGCCGCAGACAAGGTTGATCGCCGCCTTCGACCATCGCGACATCTTCATCGATCCCGATCCGGATTTGGCGGCCTCGATGGCCGAGCGCGTGCGCATGTTCGCGCTGCCGCGTTCGAGCTGGCAGGACTATGACAAGAGCAAGCTGTCGGAAGGCGGCATCATCGTCTCGCGCAGCCAGAAGTCGATCACCTTGCCGGCAGCGGCAGCGGCGGCCATCGGCCTGGCGAAGACGACCGCCACGCCGGTCGAGATCATGACCGCCATCCTCAAGGCGCCGGTCGACCTCCTGTGGTTCGGCGGCATCGGCACGTATCTCAGGGCATCGACCGAGACCAATGCCGAGGTCGGCGACCGCGCCAATGATGCCATCCGCATCACCGCGCTCGACGTGCGCGCCAAGGTGATCGGCGAGGGCGCCAATCTCGGCGTGACGCAGCGGGCGCGCATCGAGTTCGGCATGAGTGGCGGCCGCTGCAATTCCGACGCCATCGACAATTCGGGCGGTGTCAATTGCTCCGACGTCGAGGTCAACATCAAGATCGCGCTGGCGTCGGCCATGCGCAAGGGATCGTTGACGCGCCCGGCACGCAACAAGCTGCTGGCGGAGATGACCGACGAGGTCGGCGGGCTGGTGCTGTCCAACAACTACCAGCAGACGCTGGCGCTTTCGATCGCCCGCAAGCGCGGCCTTGCCGACATCGCGCATCAGAGCCGTTTCATGACGGCGCTGGAAGCGCGCGGCCTGCTCGACCGCGTGGTCGAGACGCTGCCTTCACCGGCGGCGCTCGCCGAGCGCGAGGCGCGTGGTGAGCCGCTGACCAGAGCCGAACTCGGCGTGCTGCTCGCCTATGCCAAGATCGTGCTGTTCTCCGACATCGTTGCCAGCGACGTGCCTGATGACGCGCATTTCGACCGCGACCTGATGGGTTACTTCCCGGACCGGATGGCGAAGAAATACGCCGCCGAAATCCACGGCCACCGGCTGCGCCGCGAGATCATCGCCCGCGTCGTCGCCAACGATCTGGTCAACCGCGGCGGCCCGTCTTTCGTCAACCGGCTGCAGGAGGCGACCGGGCGCACCGCTGCCGACGTGGTGCGCACCTTCGCCGTGGTGCGTGACGGCTTTGCGCTGCCGGCGCTCTATCGCGAGATCGACGCTCTGGACAACCAGATCGATGGCCAGGTGCAGCTCGATCTCTACCAGATGGTCAGCCGGCTGATCTACGTCACCAGCGGCTGGTATCTCAAGAACGATGCCGGCACGGCCCCTCTGGGCCAGCGCATCGCAGAGCTGCAAGAAGCCCGCAAGGCGCTGGAGACCAAGCTCGTTTCGCTGCTGCCGGCCTTCTCGCGCGAGCGCATCGAGGAGAAGCGGCACGGGCTGTTCAAGGCCGGCGCGCCGGAAAAGCTCGCCGAGCAGCTGGCGCTGAGCGAGGTGGCGGAACTCATCCCCGACATCGCGCTGACGGCGCGCACGGCCGGCGCCGACATCGTCGCGGCGGCACGAGCGTTCTTCGCCGTCAGCGATGCCTTCCGCATCCCGCGTGTCGAGGACGCGGCGCGCTCGATCACGCCGTCGGACTATTATGACCAGCTGGCGCTGTCGCGCGCCACCGACACGATTGGTGCTGCACGGCGCGGCATTGCGGTGGCGGCACTCACCGGCCACGCCAAGGTGGCGGATCCTGTGGCGGCCTGGCTGGAAGCCGGTGGCGAGCGGGTGGCGCGTATCCGCGAGCGGCTGCAGGCGCTGACCGAAGGCGGCGACATCACCGTGTCGCGGCTGTCGGTGGCGTCGGGGCTGATGAGTGATCTGACGGGGATGTGA
- a CDS encoding MFS transporter, with protein sequence MAEVAVQRASGRGIWGWMFFDWAAQPFFTVVTTFIFGPYFVSRMASDPTTGQAVWGYGIAAAGLVIAVLSPILGSIADQTGPRKPWIAFFAAIKITSLALLWFAAPGSNLFLIVALFSLASVAAEFSTVFNDSMMPRLVPKSEIGRISNTAWGLGYLGGMIALIFVVTCLAGSPETGKTIIGINPLFGLDPKLGEDARATGPLSAGWYFLFILPMFFFTPDAIKGIPIGPAVREGLSELKSTLAEVRRRGGIFRFLVARMIYQDGVNALLALGGTFAAGMFHWSITEIGMFGIILNVVAIFGCWIAARLDTALGSKAVVMIALVMLSIATIGVISTGPGFTLLGLIQLSTVDSGGLFGTAAEKAYILYGLLIGLAFGPVQASSRSYMARSVTAAESGRYFGIYALAGRATSFLAPFLVATITALSDSARLGMAVIILFLGIGMAILIETPYPADRPAE encoded by the coding sequence ATGGCCGAGGTAGCAGTGCAGCGTGCGTCCGGGCGCGGCATCTGGGGATGGATGTTCTTCGACTGGGCGGCGCAGCCGTTCTTCACGGTCGTCACCACCTTCATCTTCGGCCCCTATTTTGTCTCGCGCATGGCGAGCGATCCGACCACCGGTCAAGCCGTCTGGGGCTACGGCATCGCCGCGGCGGGGTTGGTCATCGCCGTGCTGTCGCCGATCCTCGGCTCGATCGCCGACCAGACCGGGCCGCGAAAACCGTGGATCGCCTTCTTCGCCGCGATCAAGATCACCAGCCTCGCCTTGCTCTGGTTCGCGGCGCCCGGCTCGAACCTGTTCCTGATCGTGGCGCTGTTCTCTCTGGCGTCGGTGGCGGCGGAATTCTCCACCGTGTTCAACGATTCCATGATGCCGCGGCTGGTGCCGAAGAGCGAGATCGGCCGTATCTCCAACACGGCCTGGGGGCTCGGCTATCTCGGCGGCATGATTGCGCTGATCTTCGTCGTCACCTGTCTCGCCGGCTCGCCGGAGACCGGCAAGACGATCATCGGCATCAACCCGCTGTTCGGGCTCGACCCGAAGCTCGGCGAGGATGCGCGCGCCACCGGGCCGTTGTCGGCCGGCTGGTACTTCCTGTTCATCCTGCCGATGTTCTTCTTCACCCCCGATGCCATCAAGGGCATCCCGATCGGGCCGGCGGTGCGCGAGGGTCTGTCGGAGCTGAAATCGACGCTGGCCGAGGTGCGCCGGCGCGGCGGCATCTTCCGCTTCCTCGTCGCCCGCATGATCTACCAGGACGGTGTCAACGCGCTGCTGGCGCTCGGCGGCACCTTCGCGGCGGGCATGTTCCACTGGTCGATCACCGAGATCGGCATGTTCGGCATCATCCTCAATGTCGTTGCCATCTTCGGCTGCTGGATCGCGGCGCGGCTCGACACCGCGCTCGGCTCCAAGGCCGTGGTGATGATTGCGCTGGTAATGCTGTCCATCGCTACCATCGGCGTCATCTCGACCGGTCCGGGCTTCACGCTGCTCGGCCTGATCCAGCTTTCGACAGTCGACTCAGGTGGCCTGTTCGGTACGGCGGCCGAGAAGGCCTACATCCTATACGGCCTGCTGATCGGGCTGGCCTTCGGGCCGGTGCAGGCGTCGTCGCGCTCCTACATGGCGCGCAGCGTGACAGCAGCCGAATCCGGCCGCTATTTCGGCATCTACGCGCTGGCCGGCCGGGCAACCAGTTTTCTGGCGCCGTTCCTGGTGGCAACCATCACCGCGCTCAGCGACTCGGCGCGGCTCGGCATGGCCGTGATCATCCTGTTCCTGGGTATCGGCATGGCGATCCTGATCGAGACGCCTTATCCGGCGGATCGGCCGGCGGAGTGA
- the purH gene encoding bifunctional phosphoribosylaminoimidazolecarboxamide formyltransferase/IMP cyclohydrolase: MAVAAKNIPAPDLVPVRRALLSVFDKTGLIDFARALAAAGVELVSTGGTAKAIAEAGLAVRDVSELTGFPEIMDGRVKTLHPSVHGALLGVRDDPEHAAAMRKHHIEPIDLLVSNLYPFEEVRRSGADYAAIVENIDIGGPAMIRASAKNHAYVAIVTDPGDYASVLNALEMNIGSLSLDFRKKLAAKAFARTASYDAAISGWFAETLEIDHPTWRAFGGRLTEVMRYGENPHQSAGFYVNGDKRPGVATARQLQGKQLSYNNINDTDAAFELAGEFDPAHSAAVAIIKHANPCGVAEGTSLKAAYAKALACDPVSAFGGIVALNRTLDAEAAQEIVKTFTEVIIAPDATEEAAAIIAAKKNLRLLVTGGLPDPRSPGATVKSVAGGMLVQSRDNAVVDDLELKVVTKRAPTSAEMADLKFAFRVAKHVKSNAIVYVKDGATVGIGAGQMSRVDSSRIAARKALDAAEAAGMAEPLTKGSVVASDAFFPFADGLLAAVAAGATAVIQPGGSMRDDDVIAAADEHGIAMVFTGVRHFRH, from the coding sequence ATGGCCGTCGCCGCCAAGAACATTCCCGCACCGGATCTCGTTCCCGTCCGCCGTGCCTTGCTCTCCGTTTTCGACAAGACCGGCCTCATCGACTTCGCCAGGGCATTGGCCGCGGCCGGTGTCGAACTGGTCTCGACCGGCGGCACCGCCAAGGCGATCGCCGAGGCGGGCCTGGCGGTGCGCGACGTCTCCGAGCTCACCGGTTTTCCCGAGATCATGGACGGCCGCGTCAAGACGCTGCATCCGTCCGTGCACGGCGCGCTGCTTGGCGTGCGCGACGACCCCGAACACGCGGCGGCGATGCGCAAACACCACATCGAGCCGATCGATCTCCTCGTCTCGAACCTCTATCCGTTCGAGGAAGTCCGCCGCTCCGGCGCCGACTATGCCGCGATCGTCGAGAACATCGACATTGGCGGCCCGGCGATGATCCGCGCCTCGGCCAAGAACCACGCCTATGTCGCCATCGTCACCGACCCAGGCGACTATGCCTCGGTGCTGAACGCGCTGGAAATGAACATCGGCTCGCTGTCGCTGGATTTCCGCAAGAAGCTGGCGGCCAAGGCCTTTGCCCGCACCGCCAGCTATGACGCGGCGATCTCCGGCTGGTTCGCCGAGACGCTCGAGATCGACCACCCGACCTGGCGCGCCTTCGGCGGCAGGCTGACCGAGGTGATGCGCTACGGCGAGAACCCGCACCAGAGCGCCGGCTTCTACGTCAATGGCGACAAGCGGCCGGGCGTTGCCACCGCGCGCCAGCTGCAGGGCAAGCAGCTGTCCTACAACAACATCAACGACACCGACGCCGCCTTCGAACTGGCCGGCGAGTTCGACCCTGCCCACTCCGCCGCTGTCGCCATCATCAAGCACGCCAACCCCTGCGGTGTCGCCGAAGGCACATCGCTCAAGGCTGCTTACGCCAAGGCGCTGGCCTGCGATCCGGTCTCGGCCTTCGGCGGCATCGTCGCCTTAAACCGCACCCTCGACGCCGAGGCGGCGCAGGAAATTGTGAAAACCTTCACCGAGGTCATCATCGCGCCCGATGCGACCGAAGAGGCGGCGGCAATCATCGCGGCGAAGAAGAACCTGCGCCTGCTGGTTACCGGCGGCCTGCCGGATCCGCGCTCGCCCGGCGCGACGGTCAAATCCGTCGCCGGTGGCATGCTCGTCCAGAGCCGCGACAATGCCGTGGTCGACGATCTTGAACTGAAAGTAGTGACCAAGCGCGCGCCGACATCAGCCGAAATGGCCGATCTCAAATTCGCCTTCCGCGTCGCCAAGCACGTCAAGTCGAACGCCATCGTCTACGTCAAGGACGGCGCCACCGTCGGCATCGGCGCCGGCCAGATGAGCCGTGTCGATTCCTCACGCATCGCCGCGCGCAAAGCGCTCGACGCGGCGGAGGCTGCCGGCATGGCTGAGCCGCTGACCAAGGGCTCGGTCGTCGCCTCCGACGCCTTCTTCCCCTTCGCCGACGGCTTGCTTGCCGCGGTTGCAGCCGGCGCCACCGCCGTCATCCAGCCCGGCGGCTCGATGCGCGACGACGACGTCATCGCCGCTGCCGATGAGCATGGCATTGCGATGGTGTTTACCGGGGTTAGGCATTTCAGGCATTAG
- a CDS encoding putative quinol monooxygenase codes for MAFVRIGQFTALPDTTERLRAIYETEAIPAIRAATGNISAVLLQQHQARDAFMAITVWSTVEDAERYDRSGQAAAMVDKIRFAFAGPPTLSTYDAFGIPQQI; via the coding sequence ATGGCATTTGTCCGTATTGGCCAGTTCACGGCGTTGCCGGATACGACGGAGCGGTTGCGGGCGATCTACGAAACCGAGGCGATCCCCGCTATCCGCGCCGCAACCGGCAACATCAGCGCCGTGCTGTTGCAGCAGCATCAGGCGCGCGACGCGTTCATGGCAATCACCGTTTGGAGCACTGTCGAGGACGCGGAGCGCTATGACCGCAGCGGTCAGGCGGCGGCGATGGTCGACAAGATCCGCTTCGCCTTCGCCGGTCCGCCGACGCTCAGCACCTATGATGCATTCGGTATCCCGCAGCAGATTTGA